From a region of the Nitrospira sp. genome:
- the crcB gene encoding fluoride efflux transporter CrcB, which yields MWSLGASHTLRTLFLIGTGGFIGSILRYLLSGYVQQLSNSIQFPFGTLAVNIVGCAMIGFLAELADHRGVISGEARAFLMVGLLGGFTTFSAFGNETMNLLRDGELWLAGGNVIGHTVLGLIAVWAGYSTAYLLWR from the coding sequence ATGTGGTCTCTTGGAGCGAGTCATACCCTGCGAACCCTTTTCCTTATCGGCACAGGGGGCTTCATCGGCTCAATTCTCCGCTACCTTCTGAGCGGGTACGTTCAACAACTGAGCAACAGCATCCAATTCCCATTCGGCACCCTTGCCGTTAATATCGTCGGGTGTGCAATGATCGGCTTTCTCGCCGAGCTCGCCGATCATCGTGGTGTCATCTCAGGAGAAGCACGGGCCTTTCTCATGGTCGGTCTGCTCGGCGGATTTACCACCTTCTCGGCCTTCGGCAACGAAACGATGAACCTGCTGCGCGACGGAGAACTGTGGTTAGCCGGAGGAAATGTCATCGGCCATACGGTCCTGGGTCTTATCGCGGTATGGGCCGGCTACTCCACGGCTTATCTTCTCTGGAGATGA
- a CDS encoding DUF190 domain-containing protein, producing the protein MRVESGCLLRIFSGERDKHNGRPLYEWIVAQAHARQLAGATVHRGLMGFGPHTRVIHTFKIERLAEDLPITVEIIDSRDKIDEFLAFLEQQVVSDLLATLQPIAICVLEQPASS; encoded by the coding sequence ATGCGTGTTGAAAGCGGCTGCCTTCTCAGGATCTTTTCCGGAGAACGGGACAAACACAATGGGCGACCGCTCTATGAATGGATCGTCGCTCAGGCCCATGCGCGGCAACTCGCCGGAGCCACAGTTCACCGCGGGCTCATGGGATTCGGACCCCACACTCGCGTGATTCATACATTCAAGATCGAGCGTCTGGCTGAAGATCTCCCCATCACCGTTGAAATAATTGATTCGCGCGACAAGATAGACGAGTTTCTCGCCTTCCTCGAACAGCAGGTCGTCTCAGACCTGCTCGCCACCCTCCAGCCGATTGCGATCTGCGTTCTTGAGCAACCTGCGTCATCGTAG